Below is a window of Streptomyces sp. NBC_01429 DNA.
CCACGCGCCGGCCGAGCACTGGCTCGGCACCCTGCGCTGGCTCGCGGTCGCCGCGCTGGCGCACATCGGCGCGACACTGGTCAGCGAGGGGGTGCTGAGCTGGGCCGTGCACCACGGCCATGCCCCGCAGTCGGCGGTCAACACGCTGGACATCGGGGTCAGTTACGCGCTCGCGGGGGTGATCGCCGTCCTGGCCTACCGGGTGCCCCGGCCCTGGCACCTGCCGTATCTCGCCGCTGTCCTCATCTTCTTCGGCATCCCCTTGATCGCCGGGCGCACCTTCACCGATCTCGGCCACTTCAGCGCCGTCCTCATCGGGCTCGCGTGCTACCCGATCGCCCGGGGCCGGGGCCGGGGACGGGGACGAGGGCGGGGGCGAGGCCCGGGCCGGGGGTCGGCGCGGAAGCGTGCGCGTGGGGCGGCGTGGGACCGGCCGAGGGGGACTTCGCGGACACGACCTGCCGGCTAGCCATGCTGCCCTCACAGGCGACGGAAAGGCCCTAGTCGGTACGGCGGTCGGCCGGGTCGCGGCGGTCGGCCGGGTCGCCGAGCGTCAGCCCGTAGAAGTCCCGCCCCTGGATGACGGATCCGTGCTGCACGCCGCCGCTGACGCTGTTGTGTACGACGCTGACCGGCCGGTCGTCCGGCGGCGGCGCCAGCTCGTCCAGCAGGAGCCGCAGCTCCGCCGCCGCGGCGGGGTCCGCCCGGAGTACGCGGCGCAGCCTCGTCCGCCAGAGGGCCTCCACATCGGCGGCGGCCGTCTCGTCGTCCTCCGCGCGGGCCGTGGTCAGTTCCCGGCGGGAGATCCGGAGTTCCTCGTCGGCCGCGCTCTCCGCGCGCTCGTCACCGCCCCGGGCGAGGAAGCGCGCCAGCCGCTCCCGCCCCTGGGCCCAGGCGTCCGAGACCATGAGACCGACCAGTGTCGTGGCCCCCGACGCCGCCAATGCCGCCAACTCGGCTTCCATTGAACCCCCCTTGCCGCTCGGACGCTCCGGCCGCCCGGACGCTCCGGCCGCCCGGCCGCCCGGTCGCCCGCTCCACCGTAGAGAGTTTTCGCGAGCGTGAGTAGACGGGTACGG
It encodes the following:
- a CDS encoding rhomboid-like protein, whose protein sequence is MRRFLHTVRVWITSAPGTYLWLAALFVTTVALHRMSPDFEEDFLRQRSTNIHELSTSPLRVLISSAFWIDGGSWLPYAVLYTVFHAPAEHWLGTLRWLAVAALAHIGATLVSEGVLSWAVHHGHAPQSAVNTLDIGVSYALAGVIAVLAYRVPRPWHLPYLAAVLIFFGIPLIAGRTFTDLGHFSAVLIGLACYPIARGRGRGRGRGRGRGPGRGSARKRARGAAWDRPRGTSRTRPAG